CCGACGGCGATGAGCGCGGCGGCAACCACGACGATCGGCACGAGGTGCCGCCTAACACCGGCCGCTCCGTGCTCCGCTGCGCTCTCGCGCACCAGCGACGCGCCCACGCGGTGCAGATAGAGCGCCGTGAACACGATCCAGAGCGAGACCGCGCGCTCCACCATCGACCCGGGCGATCGCCCGAGGATGGCGAGCCAGATCACCACGCTGATCACGATCACCAGCTGCGCCTGCAGCAGCTTGAACGCCACGAGCTGCCGCCGCGTGAGCGGCGCGGCGAACAGCAGCTGGACTTCGGCCGTCGAAAAATTGAGCGCCACTTCGTCGCTGCCGAAGAGCCACCAGCTGGCCGCGAGCACCGCGATGCCTAACGCATAGGCCAGATGCGCCGTGCCGTCGGGCGTCGCGCCCACGAGCACGGTGTCGCCGCGCGGACGCACGAGGATGAACCAGAAGTAGCCGACGCCGGCGATGAGCGCCAGCGCGTACCGCGGCTGCCGCACGCGGCGCGCCCGCCTAACGGTCCGGTTCACCACGCCGCGCACGAGCAGCCAGCCGAGCGCGGCGAACGGCGGTTGCGGCTCGGAGGTCACGTGGCGGCCGAGCCGCCGTCGCTCGTCAGCGCCAGGAAAATGTCCTCGAGGCCCCGCCCCGCGAGCTGCGGACGTTCGGCGATGATGTCGTCGAGCGCGCCGAACGCCACCGCCCGACCGCCGTAGATGATCAGGATGCGCGTGCACAACTCTTCCACCAGGTGGAGGAGGTGCGAGCTCAGGACGACTGCCGCCCCCTCTCTCGCACGCGCGACGATCGTCGCTTTCATCTTCCGCATGCCGCCGGGATCGAGGCCGGTGAGCGGTTCGTCGAGCACCAGCGCTCTCGGATCGTGCAGCAGGCCGCACGCGATCGCGAGCTTCTGCCGCATGCCGCGCGACAACTCGGCGGGGAGCGCGTCGCGCTTTTCGGTGAGCTCGAGCTCCGTGAGCAAGGGACCGATCCGCTGGTCCGCGTCCCTCACGCCGTATAGCCGCGCGATGAACTGCAGGTGCTCGTCCACCGACAGGTACTCGAACAGGTGCGGTTCATCGGGGATGAACGCGAGCGCGCCCTTGGCGCCGACCGGGTCGGCGGCGAGATCGTGTCCGGCAATGTGGATCGTGCCGCTCGTCGGGCGGATGATGCCGCTCAAGCTGCGCAGCGTGGTGGTCTTGCCGGCTCCGTTAGGCCCGACGAGGCCCAACACTTCGCCTGCCTGCACGGTGAACGACAGGTTCGACACCGCGGCCAGGTCCCCGTAGAGCTTCGTGAGGCCGCGGACGTCGATGCCCGCCGCGGCGGGCGTCGAGGCCGCAGGCGGCGCCATGCTCAGTAATTCGGTCATCGTCTCGCTGCTTCAGGCATCGGATGGATCGAGCAGTGCCCGCAAGATGGTGCCGGCGGCCTTCTCGATGCGACGCCAGTCGGCGTCCTTTTGCACATCGAGCCCGAAAAATGGTACGCCGTCCGTGCGCGCGGCGAGTATCGTGAGGCCGGCGGCAACGAGGGCGCCAACCGCGTCGACATCCAGTCGCGACGGCGCGCGTTCGTGGAGCGCTGACGCGAGCGCGGCGAACTGCGTCTCGCGGCCCTCGGTCACGGGGCGCGCGACTACGTGATCCGCGTGCCCGCTTGCTTCCCACGCGATGGCGTGTTGAGCGAGGGGTCGAGCGCGGATGTCGCGGGCTTGAGTAATGAGTGCGGTCGAGAACGAGGAGCCGGGGGAGACGCCGTCGCCAAAGGACACGCCGGGTGTGTTCGGCCACGCCGCGCGCTGTGCGATCACGGTGGAGACGAGGCCGGCGACACCGCCGAAGTACCGATAGATGAGCACTTTGTCGACGCCTGCCTCGTGGGCTATCGCGTTCACGCCACACGACTCGAAGCCGTCGCGGATGGCGATGCGTTCGACGGCATCCATCAGTTTGGTTCGAGTGGCTTCGCGGTCTCGTTCCATTTCTCTTGCCACCATGAGGTGACGACTGTCGAA
This sequence is a window from Gemmatimonadaceae bacterium. Protein-coding genes within it:
- a CDS encoding TetR/AcrR family transcriptional regulator, which produces MFDSRHLMVAREMERDREATRTKLMDAVERIAIRDGFESCGVNAIAHEAGVDKVLIYRYFGGVAGLVSTVIAQRAAWPNTPGVSFGDGVSPGSSFSTALITQARDIRARPLAQHAIAWEASGHADHVVARPVTEGRETQFAALASALHERAPSRLDVDAVGALVAAGLTILAARTDGVPFFGLDVQKDADWRRIEKAAGTILRALLDPSDA
- a CDS encoding ABC transporter ATP-binding protein, which codes for MTELLSMAPPAASTPAAAGIDVRGLTKLYGDLAAVSNLSFTVQAGEVLGLVGPNGAGKTTTLRSLSGIIRPTSGTIHIAGHDLAADPVGAKGALAFIPDEPHLFEYLSVDEHLQFIARLYGVRDADQRIGPLLTELELTEKRDALPAELSRGMRQKLAIACGLLHDPRALVLDEPLTGLDPGGMRKMKATIVARAREGAAVVLSSHLLHLVEELCTRILIIYGGRAVAFGALDDIIAERPQLAGRGLEDIFLALTSDGGSAAT